In one window of Syngnathus typhle isolate RoL2023-S1 ecotype Sweden linkage group LG7, RoL_Styp_1.0, whole genome shotgun sequence DNA:
- the LOC133156533 gene encoding guanine nucleotide exchange factor for Rab-3A-like isoform X3 gives MDAFEGIHSVRISPSPPPPTSSGRAYEVLKAGRSGIAVYSSAVFFGTPSEAEEKGCVVGRLVDLDPEPDPRLEGRGQVGPTLDIDHEVQSRVRSTSLEMREKEIREKGSEILSEQLDAAKKELKLKDKECERLSQVRIQLEQELEELTASLFEEAHKMVREANVKQAGAEKQLKEAQGKIDVLQAEVTVLKSLVLTSTPSAPNRQLHPQLQLPIGGNNRNKSMSGGFPSPPGKPDPPSLPVQPVVKEDREMDSVLYAEFLMWKEHPSLDRSSALMSRIYREDIGPCLSFTRSELSQLVQSAVENNSLTIEPVAMSALPIVKASAIECGGPNYFRAAVETRDGPFYLKVHP, from the exons ATGGATGCTTTCGAGGGAATTCACAGTGTTCGGATTTCCCCCTCTCCGCCGCCCCCGACCTCGTCCGGTCGAGCCTATGAAGTCCTGAAGGCGGGGAGGTCGGGAATAGCAGTGTATTCCTCTGCTGTGTTCTTTGGGACGCCATCCGAGGCTGAGGAGAAGGGCTGTGTGGTAGGAAG GTTGGTAGATCTGGATCCCGAGCCAGATCCCAGATTGGAGGGAAGAGGCCAGGTTGGGCCCACACTGGATATAGACCATGAAGTCCAGTCCCGCGTGCGCAGCACCTCCTTGGAAATGCGAGAGAAAGAAATTCGCGAAAAAGGCTCGGAGATCCTCAGCGAACAGTTAGATGCTGCAAAGAAG GAACTCAAACTAAAAGATAAAGAATGTGAGCGTCTGTCACAGGTCAGGATTCAGTTGGAGCAAGAACTAGAGGAGCTCACCGCCAGTTTATTTGAG GAAGCTCACAAGATGGTACGCGAGGCAAACGTCAAACAAGCAGGAGCAGAGAAACAACTGAAGGAGGCTCAGGGAAAG ATTGACGTCCTTCAAGCTGAAGTGACGGTGCTCAAGTCTCTGGTGTTGACCTCCACTCCATCCGCGCCCAACCGCCAACTGCATCCTCAGCTGCAGCTCCCCATCGGCGGAAACAATCGCAACAAGAGTATGAGCGGCGGATTCCCGTCCCCACCTGGCAAACCGGACCCTCCGTCACTTCCCGTTCAGCCCGTGGTCAAAGAGGACCGAGAG ATGGACTCGGTCCTATACGCAGAGTTCCTCATGTGGAAAGAGCATCCGAGTCTAGATCGCTCATCTGCGCTCATGAGTCGCATCTACAGAGAAGACATCGGGCCTTGTCTCTCTTTTACGCGATCTGAG CTGTCCCAGCTGGTGCAGAGCGCCGTAGAAAACAACTCTCTGACTATCGAACCCGTGGCCATGTCAGCGTTACCGATAGTTAAAGCCTCGGCCATCGAATGTGGAGGACCTAA TTACTTTAGGGCAGCAGTGGAGAC CCGGGATGGGCCTTTTTACCTAAAAGTGCATCCTTGA
- the LOC133156533 gene encoding guanine nucleotide exchange factor for Rab-3A-like isoform X1, producing MDAFEGIHSVRISPSPPPPTSSGRAYEVLKAGRSGIAVYSSAVFFGTPSEAEEKGCVVGRLVDLDPEPDPRLEGRGQVGPTLDIDHEVQSRVRSTSLEMREKEIREKGSEILSEQLDAAKKELKLKDKECERLSQVRIQLEQELEELTASLFEEAHKMVREANVKQAGAEKQLKEAQGKIDVLQAEVTVLKSLVLTSTPSAPNRQLHPQLQLPIGGNNRNKSMSGGFPSPPGKPDPPSLPVQPVVKEDREMDSVLYAEFLMWKEHPSLDRSSALMSRIYREDIGPCLSFTRSELSQLVQSAVENNSLTIEPVAMSALPIVKASAIECGGPNYFRAAVETKCALSGVSRQCRHRIKLGDKGNYYYISPSSRARITAVCNFFTYIRYIQQGLVRHNAEQMFWEVMRLRREMSVAKLGFFLTEQS from the exons ATGGATGCTTTCGAGGGAATTCACAGTGTTCGGATTTCCCCCTCTCCGCCGCCCCCGACCTCGTCCGGTCGAGCCTATGAAGTCCTGAAGGCGGGGAGGTCGGGAATAGCAGTGTATTCCTCTGCTGTGTTCTTTGGGACGCCATCCGAGGCTGAGGAGAAGGGCTGTGTGGTAGGAAG GTTGGTAGATCTGGATCCCGAGCCAGATCCCAGATTGGAGGGAAGAGGCCAGGTTGGGCCCACACTGGATATAGACCATGAAGTCCAGTCCCGCGTGCGCAGCACCTCCTTGGAAATGCGAGAGAAAGAAATTCGCGAAAAAGGCTCGGAGATCCTCAGCGAACAGTTAGATGCTGCAAAGAAG GAACTCAAACTAAAAGATAAAGAATGTGAGCGTCTGTCACAGGTCAGGATTCAGTTGGAGCAAGAACTAGAGGAGCTCACCGCCAGTTTATTTGAG GAAGCTCACAAGATGGTACGCGAGGCAAACGTCAAACAAGCAGGAGCAGAGAAACAACTGAAGGAGGCTCAGGGAAAG ATTGACGTCCTTCAAGCTGAAGTGACGGTGCTCAAGTCTCTGGTGTTGACCTCCACTCCATCCGCGCCCAACCGCCAACTGCATCCTCAGCTGCAGCTCCCCATCGGCGGAAACAATCGCAACAAGAGTATGAGCGGCGGATTCCCGTCCCCACCTGGCAAACCGGACCCTCCGTCACTTCCCGTTCAGCCCGTGGTCAAAGAGGACCGAGAG ATGGACTCGGTCCTATACGCAGAGTTCCTCATGTGGAAAGAGCATCCGAGTCTAGATCGCTCATCTGCGCTCATGAGTCGCATCTACAGAGAAGACATCGGGCCTTGTCTCTCTTTTACGCGATCTGAG CTGTCCCAGCTGGTGCAGAGCGCCGTAGAAAACAACTCTCTGACTATCGAACCCGTGGCCATGTCAGCGTTACCGATAGTTAAAGCCTCGGCCATCGAATGTGGAGGACCTAA TTACTTTAGGGCAGCAGTGGAGAC AAAATGTGCACTAAGCGGCGTGTCGAGACAGTGCAGACATCGCATTAAACTCGGCGATAAGGGCAACTACTACTATATTTCCCCCTCCAGCCGAGCACGG ATCACGGCCGTGTGCAACTTTTTTACATATATCCGCTACATCCAGCAAGGCTTGGTCAGGCATAATG CCGAGCAGATGTTCTGGGAGGTGATGCGACTACGAAGGGAAATGAGTGTGGCGAAGTTGGGTTTTTTTCTCACAGAGCAGAGTTAG
- the LOC133156533 gene encoding guanine nucleotide exchange factor for Rab-3A-like isoform X2, which yields MDAFEGIHSVRISPSPPPPTSSGRAYEVLKAGRSGIAVYSSAVFFGTPSEAEEKGCVVGRLVDLDPEPDPRLEGRGQVGPTLDIDHEVQSRVRSTSLEMREKEIREKGSEILSEQLDAAKKELKLKDKECERLSQVRIQLEQELEELTASLFEEAHKMVREANVKQAGAEKQLKEAQGKIDVLQAEVTVLKSLVLTSTPSAPNRQLHPQLQLPIGGNNRNKSMSGGFPSPPGKPDPPSLPVQPVVKEDREMDSVLYAEFLMWKEHPSLDRSSALMSRIYREDIGPCLSFTRSELSQLVQSAVENNSLTIEPVAMSALPIVKASAIECGGPKKCALSGVSRQCRHRIKLGDKGNYYYISPSSRARITAVCNFFTYIRYIQQGLVRHNAEQMFWEVMRLRREMSVAKLGFFLTEQS from the exons ATGGATGCTTTCGAGGGAATTCACAGTGTTCGGATTTCCCCCTCTCCGCCGCCCCCGACCTCGTCCGGTCGAGCCTATGAAGTCCTGAAGGCGGGGAGGTCGGGAATAGCAGTGTATTCCTCTGCTGTGTTCTTTGGGACGCCATCCGAGGCTGAGGAGAAGGGCTGTGTGGTAGGAAG GTTGGTAGATCTGGATCCCGAGCCAGATCCCAGATTGGAGGGAAGAGGCCAGGTTGGGCCCACACTGGATATAGACCATGAAGTCCAGTCCCGCGTGCGCAGCACCTCCTTGGAAATGCGAGAGAAAGAAATTCGCGAAAAAGGCTCGGAGATCCTCAGCGAACAGTTAGATGCTGCAAAGAAG GAACTCAAACTAAAAGATAAAGAATGTGAGCGTCTGTCACAGGTCAGGATTCAGTTGGAGCAAGAACTAGAGGAGCTCACCGCCAGTTTATTTGAG GAAGCTCACAAGATGGTACGCGAGGCAAACGTCAAACAAGCAGGAGCAGAGAAACAACTGAAGGAGGCTCAGGGAAAG ATTGACGTCCTTCAAGCTGAAGTGACGGTGCTCAAGTCTCTGGTGTTGACCTCCACTCCATCCGCGCCCAACCGCCAACTGCATCCTCAGCTGCAGCTCCCCATCGGCGGAAACAATCGCAACAAGAGTATGAGCGGCGGATTCCCGTCCCCACCTGGCAAACCGGACCCTCCGTCACTTCCCGTTCAGCCCGTGGTCAAAGAGGACCGAGAG ATGGACTCGGTCCTATACGCAGAGTTCCTCATGTGGAAAGAGCATCCGAGTCTAGATCGCTCATCTGCGCTCATGAGTCGCATCTACAGAGAAGACATCGGGCCTTGTCTCTCTTTTACGCGATCTGAG CTGTCCCAGCTGGTGCAGAGCGCCGTAGAAAACAACTCTCTGACTATCGAACCCGTGGCCATGTCAGCGTTACCGATAGTTAAAGCCTCGGCCATCGAATGTGGAGGACCTAA AAAATGTGCACTAAGCGGCGTGTCGAGACAGTGCAGACATCGCATTAAACTCGGCGATAAGGGCAACTACTACTATATTTCCCCCTCCAGCCGAGCACGG ATCACGGCCGTGTGCAACTTTTTTACATATATCCGCTACATCCAGCAAGGCTTGGTCAGGCATAATG CCGAGCAGATGTTCTGGGAGGTGATGCGACTACGAAGGGAAATGAGTGTGGCGAAGTTGGGTTTTTTTCTCACAGAGCAGAGTTAG